TTGAAAGGCGTAGTGTTTTTTGGTTCGCGAGAAAATCTCCAATCATCCAAAATGGTAGGTGGCCAAAGTCTGAAATAATAGCCTTGTAGCTACAGTAAAAGCCTAGAGCCGGCCTGCATTAATAGATTTAATGCACAGTGCAAAAATTGCAGACGTGCCCACAATTACTTGGTGAAATTATGTGTCGACGTATTTTCACGTATGGGTGCGTCTGTGTGTATGGTGGTGAAATGCGAGACAAAGAATAAAAATGACGTTTGCGATTTGCTATATAAATTTCGCGAGAACGTGCTGCTGGGTGCATGTTGTGAAATACTTGAGCAACAGCCATATCTAACTATATATATCAATGATGAAGATCGGGTGTGAGTGATATGTGGTTTTCTGTTCTTATCTAACCTCAAAGACCTTCGCACGACTGTTAAAatggtgtgtatgtgtgtgtgcgtgtatggACGCCATTTTTAATAAGTACGTGTGCATAGatttagtaaaaaaaaaaaaaaaaaaaaaaaaaaaaaaaaacgtgtCATAACgatgctttattttttatttaggtCAACTTCACCGTCGACGAAATCCGAGGCCTCATGGACAAGAAGCGGAACATCCGCAACATGTCTGTGATTGCACACGTAGACCACGGCAAGTCCACCCTGACCGATTCCCTTGTGTCGAAGGCTGGTATCATTGCCGGAGCCAAGGCGGGTGAGACCCGTTTCACCGACACCCGTAAGGATGAGCAGGAGCGCTGCATTACCATCAAGTCGACGTAAGACCAGTCACGTTTTAGCCCCCTTCCCCTTTTTCTACAATCTTACCCCATTGCAGTGCTATTTCCATGTACTTCGAGGTGGAGGAAAAGGATCTGGTGTTCATCACTCACGCCGATCAGCGCGAGAAGGAGTGCAAGGGATTCCTGATCAACTTGATCGACTCACCCGGTCACGTTGACTTCTCTTCGGAGGTGACCGCCGCCCTTCGTGTAACCGACGGTGCCCTCGTTGTGGTTGACTGCGTCtccggtgtgtgtgtgcagacCGAAACCGTGCTGCGTCAGGCCATCGCCGAGCGTATCAAGCCGATCCTATTCATGAACAAAATGGACCGCGCTCTGCTCGAGCTGCAACTGGATGCCGAGGAGCTCTACCAGACCTTCCAGCGCATCGTCGAAAACGTGAACGTCATTATTGCCACCTATAACGATGACGGAGGCCCGATGGGTGAGGTGCGCGTGGATCCCTCTAAGGGATCAGTCGGCTTCGGTTCTGGGCTGCACGGCTGGGCATTCACTCTCAAGCAGTTCTCCGAGATGTACTCCGAGAAGTTCAAAATCGATGTTGTCAAGCTAATGAACAGGTGAGTCGTCTTATagttattgttttaaatgtatttaaactTCTACCACAATACGTGTGGCGCTGAGCGGGCGGCTTTTTGAAACAGCTCCCCAAGGGCAGTCTTTTTAAAGTCGCTCGTGTTGAAAACGCCACAAGTGGACCATAAATAGAAGAAGATCAAAGTTTCGGATACTGTTTAAACGCTGACTGGGAACCGCTTTTTTAATGTTCTAACGAGTCATGTTAAGGCAGTTACCATACACTAATAATTTTGAACttgtatataaatttatttgaaattaattgtacAGTACATTTTAAGCTATAATGGTTGTTGGctcaaattttttaaaattgaaaaatattaaataaaatattgatatattttaaagacATATTTGAGGTAATATTAGACTGTAATGTAACTGCTTAgacaattgaaaaatgtttaatataaCAATATTATTAGCTTAATATGAATCGAAGCGTTTTGTATTATACGAAATATTCCAGAAAGTAAGGTGCTCATATTTCGTACTATAAACGATTAAAACTAGTCATATTgaataagaaatttaaaataacacaaaattAATAGTTTATCTTATATTTTACAGATTGTGGGGCGAAAACTTCTTTAACGCCAAGACCAAGAAATGGCAGAAGCAGAAGGAAGCTGACAACAAACGCTCGTTCTGCATGTACATCCTGGACCCGATCTACAAGGTGTTTGATGCCATCATGAATTACAAGAAGGAGGAGATAGGTACCTTGCTAGAGAAAATCGGTGTGACCCTGAAGCATGAAGACAAGGACAAGGATGGCAAAGCTCTGCTGAAGACTGTGATGCGCACCTGGCTGCCAGCCGGTGAGGCTCTACTTCAGATGATTGCTATCCATCTGCCGTCACCGGTGGTTGCCCAGAAGTACCGCATGGAGATGCTGTACGAAGGTCCCCATGACGATGAGGCCGCTGTCGCCGTTAAGTCTTGCGATCCTGAAGGTCCTTTAATGATGTACATTTCTAAGATGGTGCCAACCTCTGACAAGGGTCGCTTCTATGCTTTCGGACGTGTGTTTGCCGGTAAGGTAGCCACCGGGCAGAAGTGCCGCATCATGGGCCCCAATTACACCCCCGGCAAAAAGGAGGACTTATATGAGAAGGCCATTCAGCGTACAATTCTCATGATGGGTCGATACGTCGAGGCCATCGAGGATGTGCCCTCTGGCAACATTTGCGGTCTGGTCGGTGTCGATCAGTTCTTGGTTAAGACCGGTACTATTACCACCTTCAAGGACGCCCACAACATGAAGGTTTgcagcgtttttttttttgtaaggtAGCATATAATGATAATtgaaatgtacattttttgcatcAATTTTAGGTCATGAAGTTCTCCGTGTCCCCTGTGGTGCGAGTGGCTGTAGAGCCAAAAAATCCCGCCGATTTGCCTAAGTTGGTCGAGGGCTTGAAGCGTCTGGCTAAGTCCGATCCTATGGTGCAGTGCATCATCGAGGAGTCTGGCGAGCATATCATTGCCGGTGCCGGTGAGCTGCATTTGGAGATTTGTTTGAAGGATCTGGAGGAAGACCATGCTTGTATCCCACTGAAGAAGTCTGATCCCGTCGTCTCCTATCGTGAAACTGTGTCGGAGGAGTCAGACCAAATGTGTCTGTCTAAGTCGCCCAACAAGCACAACCGTCTGCTGATGAAAGCCCTACCCATGCCCGACGGTCTTCCTGAGGACATTGACAACGGCGATGTTAGTTCCAAGGATGAGTTCAAGGCCCGTGCCCGTTATTTGTCCGAGAAGTACGACTACGATGTGACTGAAGCCCGTAAGATCTGGTGCTTCGGCCCCGACGGAACCGGACCCAACTTCATCCTCGACTGCACCAAGTCCGTGCAGTATCTTAACGAAATCAAGGACTCGGTTGTCGCTGGATTCCAATGGGCCTCAAAGGAGGGTATTTTAGCCGACGAAAACTTGCGTGGAGTCCGCTTTAACATCTACGATGTGACGCTTCACGCTGATGCCATCCATCGTGGTGGTGGCCAGATCATTCCAACCACTCGTCGTTGTCTGTACGCTGCCGCAATCACCGCCAAGCCGCGCCTAATGGAGCCTGTCTACCTGTGCGAGATCCAGTGCCCCGAAGTTGCTGTGGGAGGAATCTACGGTGTGCTCAACAGGCGACGTGGCCACGTGTTCGAGGAAAACCAGGTTGTAGGCACTCCCATGTTCGTGGTGAAGGCATACCTGCCCGTCAACGAGTCATTCGGCTTTACCGCCGATCTGCGCTCTAACACCGGTGGACAGGCCTTCCCTCAGTGTGTCTTCGATCATTGGCAGGTGTTGCCCGGCGACCCGAGCGAGCCCTCAAGCAAGCCCTATGCCATCGTTCAGGATACTCGTAAGCGCAAGGGTCTTAAGGAAGGACTGCCCGATCTATCCCAGTACTTGGACAAGTTGTAAAGCACCACCATCCGATCCCCTACAACATCCATGTGCGAAAAAACATAGAAGAAAATGGAGCGACCGAATTCAACATTTTCATTCGGCAAGGCACGTGAAAAATCGCATTCGGCCGCCAACAgtgttttataataaataaaaacactaaacaataaacaaaaatttgatgattattaattgtataacagtaaaaaaaaacaataaatcaaGTAAATGATTAAATGCTTAAGTTCATGTAAACCAAAGCGCCACTGAAACGAAAGTAGATTTCATGGCAAGTGTTACGGCGAACAAAAAACTGCTGGCGAAAATGTTATTAGTTTTTTATCCGGCCGTCGTTTATGAAAATGACGGTCCTACCGCGTGGGTTTGAGTCTTTGCcaagcaaaatgtaaaaagtgaACTTGAAATCGATATCCGATTATATGCCTTTGCGGAATGTCAAGTAATACAAATTTAGGTCTTACGTTTCTTTCTGCAATGAtatatctatttattttcccTATAACTGCTAAACTAAAGCAATGCATAATTGGCGTCGTGTTGCAAAAAACAGTCGACGATTTATGCTGCGCGGGTCGAAAGATATCGATACAATAAATTGATACATTTTTTACATCTCTAGATGTGCGAACGGTGCTCTGtcataaacaaaaattcgATTTCGTGTAGTAGGAAAATCGGAGAAAAGTAGGTTCACTGGTCTCTGGCATGACCATTTTTAAGTCTAAAGGCCATTGCAAATTGTCAAAAGGCCATtgcaaaattcaaatatgttCGGTTTAAAAATAACCGTCCAAAGTCGCTGGTACCGTTGCTTAAAGTGTAGCCGCGTCTTCCATTTGTAGCCTCCCTGCCCCTCCGCTATGCGTAATCTATTCTTAGCAGCGTTTTGCTTCGAAAAACTCCTGTTTGACTCTTTTGTGTGCCGACAGCAGAACAACCCCAGGCAGTCGAAAAAGTCGGTTTGCTTTCGTCGCCGGGAGTGGGTGCATGTGTCTGCATTCGAAAAAATCGATGCCAGACTCTGTAGAAACTTTATTAGTAAGGAAATGACTGAAAAGAAGAAACCGACAGCAGTACATTTTACAGTTAGACAAAGTGGCCCGCGCCTATGTTTCTGTGATAAGACTGTAATGGTTACTGTAATCCATTGAAATTGACTGATAACAcgagaaattaatttttcccaTTCCGTTATTTTCGCCAATTTTTATTAAAGCGCATCCTGCATTTGTACGTCGAGTTCAATTTTTAAGGTAATCTCAGTTTCAGttgaaaatggtttttaattgATCAAAGGCGAAAAAACGTGTTTATAcatgtacgtacatacatgtacatacatatgtttgtatgtacgtATACATATAGCCAGCAAACTGTGTGGGAGGAGGTTGGCGAAAATGGTGTGTGAGTGCGCCTGACTGGGACTCATACTTAAACTCTTCTCGGTGGGACCCCAGTGTAtagaaaatatgaatgaaGATGAGGCAGAGTGCGAATAGTGAGCTCCCACACTCTTCTCTCTCGGGTGGTTGTTGTCTCGTCTTCCTCGCAAAACCTCATTCTTCAAACCGTTCCTCGCGATGTGATGGAAAAATCAATGCATAAAAATCTTTCGGTGAACAGGTTTTAATTGCCCGAAGTCGCGTGtgtgtttactttttttttttggtgtaaatgtcatatacatacataatgtAAAGGATTTTTGTGATAagatgaaaaatatttaaatgtgtggcatacaaaatatttcatacaatgtacatatatatttatacgtctggtacaaaacacaaaaacacatttaatgTCTCAAAACCTAGGGCTGTAgctaaaattacaaaaatatataattgtatatataaatcCGAAAACTAGTTCAGTCGCAGGAGaattctatttttattataggCGGAacatttatgtacatacatacaatgtATATTGATTAATGGCTACTAAGTGGCTTTACCAATCAATTATTACTTGGtcgcatttaaattgccaaagTAGTTCTCCCTTATTAAAAACCACAAGAGTgaaattttagtttattaaagcGGTATTCGTAAAAGAAATTTAAGACACTCACGGGATACCCGAATGGGCTGACGAATTTAATAACCTGA
This sequence is a window from Drosophila teissieri strain GT53w chromosome 2R, Prin_Dtei_1.1, whole genome shotgun sequence. Protein-coding genes within it:
- the LOC122613355 gene encoding eukaryotic translation elongation factor 2: MVNFTVDEIRGLMDKKRNIRNMSVIAHVDHGKSTLTDSLVSKAGIIAGAKAGETRFTDTRKDEQERCITIKSTAISMYFEVEEKDLVFITHADQREKECKGFLINLIDSPGHVDFSSEVTAALRVTDGALVVVDCVSGVCVQTETVLRQAIAERIKPILFMNKMDRALLELQLDAEELYQTFQRIVENVNVIIATYNDDGGPMGEVRVDPSKGSVGFGSGLHGWAFTLKQFSEMYSEKFKIDVVKLMNRLWGENFFNAKTKKWQKQKEADNKRSFCMYILDPIYKVFDAIMNYKKEEIGTLLEKIGVTLKHEDKDKDGKALLKTVMRTWLPAGEALLQMIAIHLPSPVVAQKYRMEMLYEGPHDDEAAVAVKSCDPEGPLMMYISKMVPTSDKGRFYAFGRVFAGKVATGQKCRIMGPNYTPGKKEDLYEKAIQRTILMMGRYVEAIEDVPSGNICGLVGVDQFLVKTGTITTFKDAHNMKVMKFSVSPVVRVAVEPKNPADLPKLVEGLKRLAKSDPMVQCIIEESGEHIIAGAGELHLEICLKDLEEDHACIPLKKSDPVVSYRETVSEESDQMCLSKSPNKHNRLLMKALPMPDGLPEDIDNGDVSSKDEFKARARYLSEKYDYDVTEARKIWCFGPDGTGPNFILDCTKSVQYLNEIKDSVVAGFQWASKEGILADENLRGVRFNIYDVTLHADAIHRGGGQIIPTTRRCLYAAAITAKPRLMEPVYLCEIQCPEVAVGGIYGVLNRRRGHVFEENQVVGTPMFVVKAYLPVNESFGFTADLRSNTGGQAFPQCVFDHWQVLPGDPSEPSSKPYAIVQDTRKRKGLKEGLPDLSQYLDKL